One region of Thiorhodovibrio frisius genomic DNA includes:
- a CDS encoding DUF4424 family protein has translation MTIAHQARTSRRSWLAGFIAITILGAAQANDGFAEKGAGGLVFVEAPDGLHIAREDLTIASDRIKVVYRFENRSGHPVEALVAFPLPDIAPGDPHEAAGTTPSELAALSFRTEVDGQPVTYQSERRAFACRGGGWIDTGAAEQRCCADYDWDTQSCTPARGTPEITDTLARLGLLDLLEAEPVQARLNSLSPSARQELLDLGAVRQFGDELHANWVQRIRHYRRQTFPADRPLEVVHRYEPVPGGSVWGPSDIGGWGTVWAVRYVLTTANTWTGAIERFSLTIEPSTAAQREVIVVAGLNDLHRDADGRLRTEITNFAPNRDIVVTWFPTATPEARHAGADAYLMYAYGAWPGMTEPYWISPNAWDLPPGRFPGASVRRIDPQELENIATEDLAEMRNEIYARHGHVFRSARWQKHFQAADWYQPSPKQTVTLTPLEQANVAVIQAAERSRQ, from the coding sequence GACGATTGCCCACCAAGCACGAACGAGCAGACGCTCCTGGCTGGCGGGTTTCATCGCCATAACCATCCTGGGCGCAGCACAAGCCAACGACGGCTTTGCCGAGAAGGGCGCCGGCGGACTCGTGTTCGTGGAGGCCCCGGACGGCTTGCACATCGCGCGCGAGGATCTGACCATCGCCAGCGACCGGATCAAGGTGGTTTATCGATTCGAGAACCGCAGCGGCCATCCGGTCGAGGCGCTGGTCGCCTTTCCTCTGCCCGACATCGCCCCCGGTGATCCGCACGAGGCCGCCGGCACGACGCCGTCGGAGCTCGCCGCTCTGTCGTTCCGCACCGAGGTTGATGGCCAGCCGGTGACCTATCAGAGCGAGCGCCGCGCCTTCGCCTGCCGGGGTGGTGGCTGGATCGACACCGGTGCCGCCGAGCAGCGCTGCTGCGCCGATTACGACTGGGACACCCAGAGCTGCACCCCTGCTCGGGGCACGCCCGAGATCACTGACACACTGGCACGTCTTGGGCTGCTCGACCTCCTTGAGGCCGAGCCTGTCCAGGCGCGCTTGAATAGCCTGTCGCCGTCCGCGCGCCAGGAATTGCTGGACCTGGGCGCGGTGCGCCAGTTCGGCGATGAGCTGCATGCAAACTGGGTCCAGCGCATCCGCCACTATCGCCGCCAGACCTTTCCGGCCGACCGCCCGTTGGAGGTCGTCCACCGTTACGAGCCCGTACCCGGCGGATCGGTCTGGGGACCGAGCGACATCGGCGGCTGGGGCACCGTCTGGGCGGTACGCTATGTTCTGACCACAGCCAACACCTGGACCGGCGCCATCGAGCGCTTCTCCCTGACCATCGAGCCGAGCACGGCCGCGCAGCGCGAGGTCATCGTGGTCGCTGGCCTGAATGACCTGCACCGCGATGCCGATGGTCGTCTGAGGACGGAAATCACAAATTTCGCACCAAACCGCGACATCGTCGTGACCTGGTTCCCCACCGCCACGCCGGAAGCGCGCCATGCCGGTGCCGACGCCTACCTGATGTATGCCTATGGTGCCTGGCCCGGCATGACCGAGCCCTACTGGATTTCACCAAACGCCTGGGACCTGCCGCCAGGGCGCTTTCCGGGTGCCTCCGTGCGACGCATCGACCCCCAAGAGCTGGAAAACATCGCCACCGAAGATCTGGCGGAGATGCGCAACGAAATCTATGCCCGTCACGGCCATGTCTTTCGCTCCGCGCGCTGGCAGAAGCACTTTCAGGCCGCCGATTGGTATCAGCCCAGCCCTAAACAGACGGTCACTCTGACCCCACTGGAGCAGGCCAACGTCGCCGTCATCCAGGCGGCCGAGCGTTCGCGGCAATAG
- a CDS encoding type II toxin-antitoxin system Phd/YefM family antitoxin: MHTVNIHEAKTHLSQLVEKAAGGDPFVIAKAGRPMVKVVPLGEPVVPRRVGFMAGQISVPDDFNRMGEDAILALFAEQP, from the coding sequence ATGCACACTGTTAATATACACGAAGCAAAAACTCATCTGTCCCAACTTGTTGAGAAAGCGGCCGGCGGCGATCCCTTCGTCATTGCCAAGGCGGGACGCCCGATGGTCAAGGTAGTGCCCCTCGGCGAGCCTGTTGTTCCGCGGCGTGTTGGCTTCATGGCGGGGCAGATCAGTGTTCCCGATGATTTCAACCGCATGGGTGAGGATGCCATCCTGGCCCTATTCGCAGAGCAGCCGTGA
- a CDS encoding type II toxin-antitoxin system VapC family toxin yields MRLLLDTQILLWTAGDSARLPNQTRTVLEAPENLLYFSAVNLWEVVIKLGLGRKDFQVDAHALRRGLLDNGYRELPINSRHTLMVQNLPRIHKDPFDRILIAQAMVEGLTLMTTDDFIVQYPVATHQVSA; encoded by the coding sequence GTGAGGCTGTTACTTGATACCCAGATTCTTCTCTGGACCGCAGGCGACTCGGCGCGACTCCCGAACCAGACGCGCACTGTCCTTGAGGCGCCGGAGAATCTGTTGTATTTCAGCGCGGTCAATCTTTGGGAAGTGGTGATCAAGCTCGGGCTTGGCCGCAAGGATTTTCAGGTCGATGCGCACGCACTCCGTCGCGGTCTGCTCGACAATGGCTACCGCGAACTACCCATCAATAGTCGCCATACGCTCATGGTTCAAAATTTGCCCAGAATTCACAAAGACCCATTCGACCGCATTTTAATTGCGCAAGCCATGGTTGAAGGGCTGACGCTGATGACCACAGATGACTTCATCGTGCAGTATCCCGTTGCAACCCACCAGGTATCAGCCTGA
- a CDS encoding transporter substrate-binding domain-containing protein: protein MIKPDRCKNIVWALCLAVLSSMAWTCIAEETRQPTVELSAEERAWLAANPDILIGTARTWTPYVQTTSSGEAVGIEPDILARIKVLTGANIRLVLGEWSEMVRQAEQGELYGLALSAKHPERAETFLFSKSPYRLSRYVYARDGASVTRMEDLSGQRVGYLDGNLAELKTLQRWPEIVPVSFSSNQAIATALLKGEVDAAISSISLLLTIREDLFPDLEIAFSIPGSEVDLRYSIRKEYPLLLSIIDKALEAIGPREIDAILDKWGGLPPTLVSTLKLSDEGRLQLSARERDYLDTTLFRRATARGWPPLSFIGNDGRVVGMSEDYWALVKHKLRLKEDTLAPVDFAEVLQSMRQGEVDIFASTTRVSPREAYALFTDSYEGYPIAIAMRRDSGFITDAATLQGQVVAVGKNYSAYHLLKARYPGIEFLPVRDTRAAIAAVAAGEAFAAVDILPVLQYQIAARNDPEVLLSGVTDLMFKLQIMVSQEHARLVPLLNLAIAAITPEERIEISKKWMWRDVVTAREIDYGLLWRVTGIGLLVILAILYWNHQLARQIRQRKHAEGQLQETGERLRSILASMEDLVFVLDTEQRFIDAYYQDERRLLMPPEQFLGKPCSEVLPPAIYAKLDDAIKAIRGQRAQQFEYFMPLPEGDGRWFNASVSARYDDRGRFIGSTIVTRDFTDRKQAEIALRRSHAKYQRLVDDIGGQFIVYAHDEHGILTNVSKNVERVFGLTQAECIGQSFADVVDWLPESLELAWANLAYVLQSGEALPPWEIEFHRPDGQIGTILVISKPAKDEAGKVTSIEGLVEDITERKLAAEDLRLAKEAAESANQAKSAFLANMSHELRTPLNAVLGYAQILQRDATLTEMQQQGIDIINRSGDHLLTLINDVLDLAKIEAGYLECLPTPCRLQDVLRELCEPFQLRANEKGLAFRYRAGVLPKIVELDAKRLRQICMNLLGNAVKFTERGEVSLEANYQAGALILQVTDTGIGIPAAMREAVFEPFIQAGEAHQKQQGTGLGLAISRSLVSNMGGHIELDSQEGRGSCVTLSIPAPVLESELPPPVLTSDAVQINGYRRTDDRHEPLRILVVDDEPTNRLLLEHQLVSLGFGVTAAADGEQAVAMTAESDFDLILMDMMMPNLDGLAATRIILSRLGEQNQCIIALTARAFEEDRRECLAGGCRDFLSKPVDNNLLFQVLQRHLPLVWMRTEPNASISATDTPPVPAAGPLPVAWLSTLEQTLIRAKPDRAIDLLAELPEQNAALSEDLRHWIENYDYQRVLDWIAAQKQEA from the coding sequence ATGATCAAACCAGATCGATGCAAGAACATTGTTTGGGCGCTCTGTCTTGCTGTTCTGTCCAGCATGGCCTGGACATGCATCGCCGAAGAGACGCGCCAGCCCACTGTCGAGTTGAGTGCCGAGGAACGCGCCTGGCTGGCGGCCAACCCGGATATCCTGATTGGCACCGCGCGAACCTGGACGCCTTACGTCCAGACGACCAGCAGTGGCGAGGCCGTCGGCATCGAGCCTGACATCCTGGCACGTATCAAGGTGCTGACCGGCGCCAATATCCGTCTTGTCTTGGGCGAGTGGTCGGAGATGGTGCGGCAAGCCGAGCAGGGCGAGCTGTACGGGCTGGCGTTATCGGCCAAGCATCCCGAGCGGGCGGAGACCTTTCTGTTCAGCAAGAGTCCTTATCGCCTCTCGCGCTATGTCTACGCACGCGACGGCGCCTCCGTGACGCGCATGGAGGATCTGTCCGGTCAACGCGTCGGCTACCTGGACGGTAATCTGGCCGAGCTCAAGACGCTTCAACGCTGGCCGGAGATCGTGCCGGTGTCCTTTTCCTCCAATCAGGCGATTGCCACGGCATTGCTCAAGGGCGAAGTGGACGCGGCCATCTCGAGCATCAGTCTGCTGCTGACCATTCGCGAGGATCTGTTTCCTGATCTCGAGATTGCCTTCAGTATCCCCGGTAGCGAAGTGGATCTGCGCTATTCCATTCGCAAGGAATATCCCTTACTGCTCAGCATCATCGACAAAGCACTGGAGGCGATTGGTCCGCGCGAGATTGACGCGATCCTCGATAAATGGGGTGGCTTGCCGCCGACGCTCGTGTCAACCCTCAAGCTCAGCGACGAGGGCCGCCTTCAGCTGTCAGCGCGGGAGCGCGACTACCTTGATACCACGCTCTTTCGGCGCGCCACGGCCCGGGGTTGGCCACCATTGAGCTTCATCGGCAACGATGGCCGGGTGGTGGGTATGAGCGAGGATTATTGGGCACTGGTGAAACATAAGCTGCGATTAAAAGAAGACACCTTGGCGCCGGTGGATTTTGCCGAGGTGTTGCAATCCATGCGGCAGGGGGAGGTGGACATCTTTGCCAGCACGACCCGCGTCAGCCCGCGCGAGGCCTACGCGCTGTTCACCGACAGTTACGAAGGCTATCCCATCGCCATTGCCATGCGTCGCGACAGCGGTTTCATCACCGATGCCGCAACGCTGCAAGGCCAGGTTGTGGCGGTGGGCAAGAATTACAGCGCCTACCACTTGCTCAAGGCCCGCTACCCCGGAATCGAGTTTCTGCCGGTACGCGATACCCGCGCCGCGATTGCCGCAGTCGCTGCTGGCGAGGCCTTCGCAGCGGTGGATATTTTGCCCGTCCTGCAATATCAAATCGCCGCGCGCAACGACCCCGAGGTGCTGCTGTCCGGGGTCACCGACCTGATGTTCAAGCTGCAAATCATGGTGAGTCAGGAGCACGCGCGCCTGGTGCCTCTGCTGAACCTCGCGATTGCCGCCATTACCCCGGAGGAACGCATCGAGATCAGTAAGAAATGGATGTGGCGCGATGTGGTCACAGCCCGGGAAATCGACTACGGCTTGCTGTGGCGGGTGACCGGCATTGGGTTGCTGGTCATTTTGGCGATCCTGTATTGGAACCATCAGCTCGCCCGTCAAATCAGGCAACGCAAACACGCCGAGGGGCAATTACAGGAAACCGGGGAGCGCCTGCGCTCGATCTTGGCTTCGATGGAGGATCTGGTCTTCGTGCTCGATACCGAGCAGCGCTTTATCGATGCCTACTATCAAGATGAACGGCGACTCTTGATGCCTCCCGAGCAATTTCTTGGCAAGCCGTGTTCCGAGGTGCTGCCGCCAGCGATCTACGCGAAACTGGATGACGCCATCAAGGCGATTCGCGGTCAGCGCGCGCAACAATTCGAATATTTCATGCCGTTGCCTGAAGGTGATGGGCGCTGGTTCAATGCCAGCGTTTCAGCGCGTTATGACGACAGGGGGCGTTTCATCGGCAGCACTATCGTCACGCGCGACTTCACCGACCGGAAACAGGCCGAGATCGCCTTGCGTCGGAGCCACGCCAAGTATCAGCGTCTGGTCGATGACATCGGCGGTCAGTTTATCGTCTATGCCCATGACGAACATGGCATCCTCACCAATGTGAGCAAAAACGTCGAACGGGTCTTCGGTCTGACTCAGGCCGAATGCATCGGGCAAAGTTTCGCGGATGTCGTCGATTGGCTGCCGGAATCCCTTGAGCTCGCCTGGGCGAATCTTGCCTACGTACTGCAGAGCGGCGAGGCACTGCCGCCCTGGGAGATCGAGTTCCATCGACCGGATGGTCAAATCGGCACAATCTTGGTCATTTCCAAACCGGCCAAGGATGAGGCGGGCAAGGTGACTTCGATCGAAGGTCTTGTCGAGGACATCACCGAGCGTAAGCTGGCCGCTGAAGATCTGCGCCTCGCCAAGGAGGCTGCGGAAAGCGCCAATCAGGCCAAGAGCGCATTTCTCGCCAACATGAGCCATGAATTGCGCACCCCGCTGAATGCCGTTCTCGGGTATGCGCAGATCCTCCAGCGCGATGCGACGCTCACTGAGATGCAGCAGCAAGGCATCGACATTATTAATCGTAGCGGCGATCATCTGCTGACGTTGATCAATGATGTCCTGGATCTAGCGAAAATCGAGGCCGGCTACCTGGAATGCTTGCCGACTCCCTGTCGGTTACAAGATGTGTTGAGGGAATTATGCGAGCCCTTCCAGTTACGCGCCAACGAAAAGGGGCTCGCCTTCCGCTATCGGGCAGGCGTCTTGCCCAAGATTGTGGAGTTGGATGCCAAGCGCCTGCGGCAGATATGCATGAATCTGCTCGGTAATGCGGTGAAATTCACTGAACGGGGGGAGGTCAGCCTGGAGGCCAATTATCAGGCGGGCGCTTTGATTCTTCAGGTGACCGATACCGGCATTGGCATTCCCGCAGCCATGCGCGAGGCAGTGTTTGAGCCTTTCATCCAGGCTGGCGAGGCGCATCAAAAACAGCAGGGCACCGGCCTGGGCCTCGCCATCAGCCGCTCGCTTGTCAGCAATATGGGCGGGCACATTGAATTGGACAGCCAAGAAGGACGCGGCAGTTGCGTAACCCTCTCCATTCCAGCACCCGTGCTAGAGTCAGAGCTTCCGCCGCCGGTCTTGACGTCCGATGCAGTCCAGATCAATGGCTATCGGCGCACCGATGATCGGCACGAGCCGTTGCGCATCCTGGTGGTGGATGACGAACCGACCAATCGCCTGTTGCTTGAACACCAATTAGTGTCCTTGGGCTTTGGCGTCACGGCGGCGGCCGACGGCGAGCAGGCGGTAGCGATGACCGCTGAGTCGGATTTCGATCTGATTCTCATGGACATGATGATGCCGAATCTGGACGGTCTGGCGGCCACGCGCATCATCCTCTCTCGACTCGGCGAACAGAATCAATGCATTATCGCCCTCACCGCACGGGCCTTTGAGGAAGACCGTCGCGAATGTTTGGCGGGCGGCTGCCGTGACTTTCTATCCAAACCCGTGGACAATAATCTGCTGTTTCAGGTGCTTCAGAGGCATCTGCCGCTGGTGTGGATGAGAACCGAGCCGAACGCGTCGATCTCTGCGACCGACACGCCGCCAGTCCCTGCGGCCGGCCCGCTCCCGGTCGCCTGGCTCTCGACCTTGGAGCAGACCCTCATTCGCGCCAAACCGGATCGGGCCATCGATCTCTTGGCGGAACTGCCCGAGCAGAACGCAGCGCTGAGCGAGGATCTGCGGCATTGGATCGAAAACTATGACTATCAGCGCGTTCTGGACTGGATCGCTGCCCAGAAGCAAGAGGCATAA
- a CDS encoding putative bifunctional diguanylate cyclase/phosphodiesterase: protein MDENKPASILVVDDIAENLGILKTILSAKRYEVRPLSSGELAVRAALSEVPDLILLDIMMPGMNGYEVCARLKADPLTRDVPVIFISALHDAEDKVRAFAAGGVDYVSKPFQVDEVLARVATHLHLHALQQALRTQNQQLQEAATLFEVSGEGIVLTDADGVIRRVNSAFTNITGFTADEVIGQTPRLFKSGHHAPEFYQTLWRELLSNGYWEGEIWNRHKNRSIVPQWETITAIRDHDGKVTGYVSQWSNITRRQLTEKEIRDRGNYDALTGLANRSLLLERLEMALKDHRRNGRRLSLLCISLDRFKPVNEAMGYIRGDLLLQQVAARLAAEIRDIDTAARIGGDEFVLMIVDQADYEETERLACRLLEALSQPFTLEEARAEIGVSIGIGLFPDDGDGVEIVLRNAMIAMSRAKEHGGRQVRFFTEAMGRELLERHRLEVDLKQALERGELELYYQPIVDLGSGQPQGVECLLRWQHPEFGAISPDTFIPIAESSGLIQAIGTWVIETACRQLGDWQRRGWVLYASVNVSTRQIPDGVHPDWLSQLVSRLGLEPESLVLEITESLFASEIESVAAWLKAVRALGFKVYLDDFGTGYSSLSYLKNFPVDTVKIDRAFVRDMVEQERDRTLIRAIMAMCHELSLQVVAEGIENAVQRQLLSDLDCAYGQGYLFSRPLPATELEAFLSRHET, encoded by the coding sequence ATGGACGAGAACAAGCCCGCCAGCATTTTGGTCGTCGACGACATTGCGGAGAATCTCGGAATTCTCAAGACCATTCTCTCCGCCAAGCGCTACGAGGTCCGTCCGCTCTCCAGTGGTGAGCTGGCCGTGCGCGCGGCCCTGTCCGAAGTGCCCGATTTGATCTTGCTCGATATCATGATGCCGGGCATGAATGGCTATGAGGTCTGCGCCCGGCTCAAAGCCGACCCGCTCACCCGCGATGTGCCGGTGATCTTCATCAGTGCCCTGCACGACGCGGAGGACAAAGTACGCGCCTTCGCCGCCGGCGGGGTCGATTATGTGAGCAAGCCCTTTCAGGTCGATGAAGTGCTGGCGCGGGTCGCGACCCATCTGCACTTGCATGCCCTGCAACAGGCTCTGCGAACTCAAAACCAGCAATTGCAGGAGGCGGCCACCCTGTTTGAGGTGAGCGGTGAGGGCATCGTCCTGACCGACGCGGATGGCGTGATCCGGCGAGTCAATTCCGCCTTCACCAACATCACTGGTTTTACCGCCGATGAGGTGATCGGCCAAACGCCACGGCTGTTTAAGTCGGGACATCACGCGCCCGAGTTCTACCAAACACTCTGGCGCGAGCTGTTGAGCAATGGGTACTGGGAAGGCGAGATCTGGAACCGGCACAAGAATCGCTCCATCGTTCCACAGTGGGAGACGATCACCGCGATTCGCGACCATGACGGCAAGGTGACCGGCTATGTGTCGCAATGGAGCAATATCACCCGGCGTCAGCTTACGGAGAAGGAAATCCGTGATCGTGGCAACTATGACGCATTGACCGGGCTGGCCAATCGCTCCCTGCTTCTGGAGCGGCTCGAGATGGCGCTCAAGGATCATCGACGCAATGGGCGTCGACTGAGTCTCTTGTGCATCAGTCTGGACAGGTTCAAGCCCGTCAATGAAGCCATGGGCTACATCCGCGGCGACCTACTGTTGCAACAGGTCGCCGCGCGGCTTGCGGCTGAGATTCGTGACATCGACACCGCCGCGCGGATTGGTGGCGATGAGTTCGTGCTCATGATCGTGGATCAAGCCGACTATGAAGAGACCGAACGCCTGGCCTGTCGGCTCCTCGAAGCCCTGTCGCAACCCTTTACCCTGGAGGAGGCGCGTGCCGAGATTGGCGTGAGCATTGGCATCGGTCTGTTCCCCGATGATGGTGACGGCGTAGAGATCGTGCTGCGCAATGCCATGATCGCCATGTCGCGCGCCAAGGAACATGGCGGACGCCAGGTGCGTTTTTTCACGGAGGCCATGGGACGCGAGCTGCTCGAGCGCCATCGTCTGGAAGTGGATCTGAAACAGGCGCTGGAGCGTGGCGAGCTGGAGCTGTATTACCAGCCCATCGTGGACCTCGGCAGCGGCCAACCCCAAGGTGTCGAATGTCTGTTGCGCTGGCAGCATCCCGAGTTTGGCGCCATCAGCCCCGATACCTTCATTCCCATCGCCGAGTCTTCCGGACTCATTCAGGCCATCGGCACCTGGGTCATCGAAACGGCCTGTCGTCAGCTTGGCGACTGGCAGCGCCGGGGTTGGGTGCTCTATGCCTCGGTGAATGTCTCCACGCGCCAGATCCCAGACGGCGTTCATCCGGACTGGCTGAGTCAGCTCGTCAGCCGCCTGGGGCTGGAGCCAGAATCCTTGGTCTTGGAGATCACGGAAAGCCTGTTTGCGAGCGAGATCGAATCTGTCGCCGCCTGGCTGAAAGCGGTGCGTGCCTTGGGGTTCAAGGTGTATCTGGATGATTTCGGCACCGGGTATTCATCGCTGTCCTATCTTAAGAACTTTCCCGTGGACACGGTCAAAATCGACCGCGCGTTCGTGCGCGACATGGTCGAACAGGAACGTGACCGGACACTGATCCGGGCGATCATGGCGATGTGTCATGAACTGAGCTTGCAGGTAGTGGCCGAAGGTATCGAAAACGCCGTGCAACGACAGCTCCTAAGCGATCTCGACTGCGCCTATGGCCAAGGCTACCTGTTTTCGCGCCCCCTGCCGGCCACCGAGCTCGAAGCCTTTCTGAGCCGTCACGAGACGTGA
- a CDS encoding alpha/beta hydrolase, with protein sequence MQQPVLKLGSALLTAALLAGCAGSARQLMPTPTLYQLPGGQAVFEPAVEARQSLGQSQDIDLLYVTDRAPPTPAELEAQAKDETPLPYGQGRARHIAFGSAQVQMVPALGWNTLREQSQLAERTEEVNLELGQVRELGVYPEEPYSVIRGDDGKVLRDRAELARHFNAKAALQGEVERRLAAVPKKELMLYVHGFNETFATAAFTAAELCHFLGREQVCAFFTWPASTTGNFLISYTTTTESADYAVAHLKKTIRTLASTPGLERLQILAHSRGTALTLRAVSELVTEAIAAGKEPVDLYKIDNLVLLSPDIDVDIAAQQITGFLSDPELMTVWPEGRLPRAINGRLTIYASPEDRALLVSRILFRSRNRVGQLRTEDIPDSAQRYFEAVGRIDLISYEGKRTDLFGHSYFTTNPQVSSDLIELIRYGKKLGQPGRELVKTGRVTWTFPADGP encoded by the coding sequence ATGCAACAACCTGTCCTTAAGCTCGGTAGCGCGCTGCTGACCGCTGCCCTGCTCGCCGGCTGCGCCGGCAGCGCGCGCCAACTGATGCCGACCCCGACCCTGTACCAGCTTCCAGGCGGCCAGGCGGTGTTCGAGCCGGCCGTGGAGGCGCGTCAGAGTCTCGGGCAAAGTCAGGACATTGATCTCCTTTATGTTACCGACCGCGCTCCGCCAACGCCCGCAGAGCTCGAGGCGCAAGCCAAGGACGAGACGCCGCTTCCTTACGGCCAAGGACGTGCCCGGCACATCGCCTTCGGCTCCGCCCAGGTACAGATGGTCCCGGCGTTGGGCTGGAACACGCTGCGCGAGCAGAGCCAGCTTGCGGAGCGCACCGAGGAGGTCAATCTTGAACTCGGTCAGGTGCGGGAGTTGGGGGTCTATCCGGAAGAGCCCTACTCGGTGATCAGGGGCGACGACGGCAAGGTCCTGCGCGACCGTGCTGAGCTTGCGCGCCACTTCAATGCCAAGGCTGCGCTCCAGGGCGAGGTGGAGCGCAGGCTTGCTGCGGTGCCGAAGAAAGAGCTCATGCTCTACGTGCACGGTTTCAACGAGACCTTCGCCACCGCCGCCTTTACTGCTGCGGAGCTGTGCCACTTCCTCGGCCGCGAGCAGGTCTGCGCCTTCTTCACCTGGCCGGCCTCCACCACCGGCAACTTCCTGATCTCCTACACCACCACCACAGAATCGGCCGATTACGCAGTCGCGCATCTCAAGAAGACCATCCGCACCCTCGCGAGTACCCCGGGGCTCGAGCGGCTGCAAATCCTTGCCCATAGCCGCGGCACGGCCCTAACCTTGCGCGCCGTGAGCGAACTGGTGACGGAGGCCATCGCCGCCGGCAAGGAGCCTGTGGATCTTTACAAAATCGACAATCTGGTGCTGCTGTCGCCGGACATTGACGTCGATATCGCCGCTCAGCAGATCACCGGCTTCCTCTCCGATCCAGAGCTGATGACGGTCTGGCCCGAGGGGCGGCTGCCGCGCGCGATCAATGGCCGCTTGACCATTTATGCCTCGCCGGAGGACCGCGCCCTGCTGGTTTCCCGCATCCTCTTTCGCAGTCGCAACCGCGTCGGTCAGCTCCGCACCGAGGACATTCCTGACAGTGCCCAGCGCTATTTCGAGGCCGTCGGGCGCATCGACCTGATTTCCTACGAGGGTAAGCGCACGGATCTGTTCGGCCACTCCTACTTCACCACCAATCCGCAGGTGAGCTCCGATCTGATCGAATTGATCCGTTACGGCAAAAAGTTGGGGCAGCCGGGGCGGGAGCTGGTCAAGACCGGCCGGGTGACTTGGACGTTTCCAGCGGATGGGCCATGA
- a CDS encoding PAS domain-containing protein, which translates to MSSDILGFSTADIHRDPFLWHNAIHPDDRPASRPPSTPLPTVTP; encoded by the coding sequence ATGTCTTCTGATATCCTCGGTTTTTCCACCGCAGATATTCATCGCGATCCCTTTCTGTGGCACAACGCCATTCATCCCGACGACCGCCCCGCATCAAGGCCGCCATCGACGCCTTTGCCGACGGTGACTCCATAG